One Aptenodytes patagonicus chromosome 7, bAptPat1.pri.cur, whole genome shotgun sequence genomic window, TCTAGGGGGTCTCACAGCCTAGTTAATAGGTGGCAGGAAAAGTGTGGGGGCTTTACTGGGCAATGGTGTCACCTGCAACCAGCCTTTTGTCGcccaccccagccctcccagGTAGTTATTTCAGATGGTCCATGTCTCCTCGGGAAGTCCATCCCTTGGCATCAGCACAGGGAGGGCTCCCAGGTGACCCCAAATGTTCAGTCTCCCATCCCTGCTCGGTGCCTGTACCTTGACGGAGAAGGCGAGCGCCACGAAGCCGAGACAGCAGAAGTTCATGTAGATGGTGTTGAAGATGGACCAGATGAGGTGGTCGCGGGGCGTTGGGGAGGCGCCAACGGCAAGGACGGTGGGAGACGGCTCCCGCTTGTGGGATGGTGCGGGCAGGTAATCCTCCCGCGGGTAGGAGGTGTCCATGGCCACGGAGAGGGGCACCCCGTGGCTCTCCTGCTccaccagcctggctgggggagcagggcagggtggcCCCTTTATATAGTCCTTGTCTACGGCACGACCTCAACTCTTCTATATATAAACCCGAGAAATTACAGCCCTTCCCGGGCTGTGGTTATCAGACATGCTTGGCTGGGAGCTAGGAGAAACAAACTTGGTTTTGCGAGCCTACGGGCTTTTTATATCCAGCATACCTCCTGCGATGAGGAGCACAGACGGCTCCAGCACGAcggagggagaggctgagcacTCGGGGAGGGCTGTTGGGATGGAGCCGTGAGATGACTTTGAAACCAAGTGACCATCACCCTGAGGGGCTGATACGAGACAGACCCTCGGTGCCAGGATCTCTCGCTGCGCCAGCTCGCACCAATACCTTCAGCCCAATCCCTCCAGGTGGTCTTCGCTGGGAAGGCTGTTACGACCCAGACcgggtgactcagggggtcgtagcggtttcgtgattcccttgggctaaactAAGGTGAAAggacaccaggcgatcaattaaacgctttatttatggaacgtgcaacttaaacttggaaagcgtaataataggCAGCGTgaattctattgaggcatttataagaagagaaggaaagagagggagagagagatatcaccacccttggatcccgcgatgatGATGATGGACGTGGCAATCCTCTGGTGATGGGCGCGCGCgcacggctccttggagttgtgcctttttATAATCTAGTCCCTgcctctcggggagttatgtaCCTCCCGATCCTTTGTGCAGGTGCCATTGGGGgtggtggtcgtgagccccttccccaaataaactctgtatgacctcggGCCATGTATGGTGCGTTGTCAGGCCGGGCCTATCGGGACACAGAACTGCGAACCCTCCGGCACATCCTCCGtgtcctgagttatctgacctctcgCTTAAGGTTTATCActgctatgcagaccgtgacttgttttaccggtttgagacattaactctttcagtctctcacaaaGGCCCCTCGTTTGCAGCGCGTTTGGGCCACCGGATGCATTAAATGGGAACTTAATCTTCCACTTAATGTGGAAGAGCTACTTCTACGGGGTTCCCTGGAATTGGGAGGAGATGGGGCTGTGCAGCGGGATGGGGTGTGTACAGCCAGAAAAACacagagattctttttttttctttccttcttctgccATGCCTAAACTTTTAGGAAGAAACTTATCTGGGATCTGGGCTGGAAGTGCTCTGCACCATGGCGGGGATGGAGGCAGAGAGCCATGGAagcagcagcgggaggaggaggctgtCCCGAAGATGCACAAGgaccctcttctccttccccgcTGTGAATAAGGCGACAGGCGAGGGGGTTTGGCAGGGCGAGCTTTATTTGTGGCAACAGCGACCTATACACGCGTCACAGCTCGGTTAAACACCGGGAAGCCCAGCAGATCCCTGCTGAGGCACACAAACGAAGAAGAAAGGGGGGCTGTCCCCCGCATCCCAGCCTGGCCCACCCATCGCCTTCCATgtggtggctgtgctgggacacccaggggtgcaggcagcgaggggacagggtGTCACTCTCTTTCTCAGCGCGCCACACGCCCAAagcagggacacagggacattttgggaggaggaggaggaggaggaggggagaggagaagcacCCCATGGGCTGGCAGCAAGCAGGTCAGTGGCCACGCGGCAGTCAGGTGGTGGTGGACATCACGATGATGACGACGATGATGGCCACCACGATGAGGACCATCAGTATGGAGCAGATGATGTTCAACACCTTGGCACGGGCACCATGCCGCCGGGCACCCTCCAGGTCCCCCAGCACCTTGCAGTCGCGGGCCTGTGGGGGCAAATGGGGGGCTCAGCAGGGGGGGACCCGGCTGGGGGCGCAGCCTGGTCCAGGGGTGGCCGCAAGGTGGTGCTGGGACCTTAGGGATGCATCGCCTCAGGACAGGGGTGAAGCCACTGGGCACTGCCCGTTCCCCCTGCCCGCAGTCCCGGCTCTCGGGGTGGGCAGGCTCGGCGAGGGACTGGATCGCAGGGGGAGTGGATCGGGGGATCCCTGGGCAGGGTGGCATCAGGGGGGGTCTGGGATGGGAGACCGGATCTGGGTGTCTTGGGACGGGAGAGAGGTctggggcgggctggggggggggggcatcggGGGGGCCCGGGGCGGTGTTGGAGAGGGCTGGGTCAGCGGGGGACCGGATCAGGGGGgcctgaggcgagggaaaggtcCGGGTCAGACCGGGTCGGGGGTCCCGGGTGCGGGGCGAGCTCCCTGGATGGGGAAGGGTCCGAGTCGGGCTGGGTCAGGGGAACCGGATCGGGGGGGATGTCTCAGCGCAGGGGTGGCATCAGAGGGGGCTGGGTCAGGGGGTCTCAGGCGGGGGGGTCCCgggtcggggggggggtgtcgggatGTGTCGGGGGTCCCGGGCCGGGCTGGCTCGGGAAGTCCCGagaggagctggctggggggacgGGCTGGGTCGGGGGTCCCGGGACGGCTTGGCCagtggagcagggctggcaggtgGGGGTCCCCGGACCGTCCCCCCCCTCACCTTGATGGAGAAGACGAGCGCGGGGAAGCAGAGGCAGCCCAGGTAGGCGAGCCCGTAGCCCAGCAGGACGTTGAAGAGGGACCAGACCACGTAGTCCCGGGGCAGCCTGTCGGGGTCGGCGGCGGGGGTCGCGCCCCGCCCGGGGGGCTGCAGCGGGATGGACACCTCTGCCTGCTGGGACTTCATAGCCGGGTCGAGCTGACAGCCGAGAGCTGGGGAAAATGAAACCAAGCCTGCCCGGGGAGGGGAACGGGCCCCCGCACC contains:
- the LOC143162751 gene encoding interferon-induced transmembrane protein 5-like, with product MKSQQAEVSIPLQPPGRGATPAADPDRLPRDYVVWSLFNVLLGYGLAYLGCLCFPALVFSIKARDCKVLGDLEGARRHGARAKVLNIICSILMVLIVVAIIVVIIVMSTTT